The following are from one region of the Phycisphaerae bacterium genome:
- a CDS encoding DUF4382 domain-containing protein: MCSSRVILIVLALVIISPMMAGSSPGGCNGVVPIGADGASGTLKVLITDKPFPFEYVEQAIVTVTRVEVRPAGNAGEDEDASGEEDEAGGGFVTVFESASGRSFDLLSLQNGRVDVLAEARLAPGQYSQIRVTVVEGEIRLRDGRVFALDVPSGEQTGIKLRCVFAIEAGEEVALLLDVDLSRAFSPVPGGAVKHPAEIVGFRFTPSLACRVVCLDQAASISGCVEDPNGFPIPAVAVTVFDQDVEVSSSVTDEDGTFTLVGLPAGTYRLEFTADGYEDTEVGSVSVQAGQATEAESVTLQPMSSVAPTAARTLAGGLLGEVNHALHAPVTLHGTFFSTEYHSGTASDAQTVVDDVFLPRRTVWDRNTVWWVMVGGFINGQYLTVDLGGPRPIDSFVVQANSTESHVLSYWDLDVEAWVVAWSVPRGDVYAYGMESRPDPRDTTGRYVLPSPIVTDRLKFSGAATSGTHLYSVSEIQAFGPALSSPPVANAGGPYAVRDTSWDGAVVVLNGSGSHDPDGDSLLYSWRIGEQEIGAAAQLSWSFPIGSTQVSLTVTDPAGLSDTATTAVTVSVDEVRIDIKPGEEPNNINLKSKGSLPVAFLTDEGFDAATIDPVTVSCDGGLFSGFVKMRGKGGLTPMASMEDVDADGDADLVVHLETSTLPLDGGTTECTLGALTWDGFLVRGRDSVRMVP, encoded by the coding sequence ATGTGCTCCAGCCGCGTGATTCTCATCGTTCTTGCTCTGGTCATAATCTCGCCGATGATGGCGGGCAGTTCCCCGGGCGGGTGCAATGGTGTTGTGCCGATCGGCGCGGATGGCGCTTCGGGTACGCTCAAGGTCTTGATCACCGACAAGCCCTTCCCCTTCGAGTATGTCGAGCAGGCGATAGTCACGGTCACGCGTGTGGAGGTGCGACCGGCCGGCAATGCCGGCGAGGACGAGGACGCGAGCGGTGAAGAGGATGAGGCGGGTGGCGGATTCGTCACCGTGTTCGAGTCGGCGAGTGGCAGGAGCTTCGATCTTCTCAGCCTGCAGAACGGCCGTGTCGATGTTCTGGCCGAGGCCAGGCTGGCGCCCGGTCAGTACTCGCAGATCCGGGTGACGGTCGTGGAGGGTGAGATTCGCCTCCGTGACGGGCGCGTTTTCGCACTTGACGTTCCCAGTGGTGAGCAGACAGGCATCAAGTTGCGCTGTGTTTTCGCGATCGAGGCCGGCGAGGAAGTCGCTCTTCTGCTGGACGTGGATCTGAGCCGGGCTTTCTCGCCGGTTCCGGGCGGGGCAGTGAAGCACCCGGCCGAGATCGTCGGGTTCCGGTTCACTCCGTCGCTAGCCTGCCGCGTGGTTTGCCTCGATCAGGCGGCCAGCATCTCCGGCTGCGTCGAAGATCCAAACGGTTTTCCAATCCCAGCAGTCGCTGTTACCGTTTTTGACCAGGATGTCGAGGTCTCCAGCTCGGTCACCGATGAGGATGGGACGTTTACCCTGGTCGGACTACCCGCGGGCACCTACCGCCTGGAGTTCACGGCCGACGGATATGAGGACACCGAAGTCGGTTCCGTGTCGGTGCAGGCGGGCCAGGCGACCGAGGCCGAGAGCGTGACCCTGCAGCCCATGTCGAGCGTTGCCCCAACCGCTGCACGGACGCTAGCCGGCGGCTTGCTCGGTGAGGTCAATCATGCTCTGCACGCGCCGGTCACGCTCCACGGCACGTTCTTCTCCACCGAGTACCACAGTGGGACGGCGAGTGATGCTCAGACGGTGGTTGACGACGTTTTTCTGCCACGGCGGACGGTGTGGGATCGGAACACGGTCTGGTGGGTGATGGTCGGCGGCTTCATCAACGGCCAGTATCTGACCGTGGATCTGGGCGGACCGCGGCCGATCGACAGCTTCGTGGTTCAAGCCAACAGCACGGAATCTCACGTGCTTTCCTACTGGGATCTCGACGTGGAGGCGTGGGTGGTCGCCTGGAGCGTTCCCCGAGGAGACGTCTACGCGTACGGGATGGAATCTCGCCCCGATCCTCGCGACACGACCGGGCGCTACGTGCTGCCGAGCCCGATAGTGACTGACCGACTGAAGTTCTCGGGGGCGGCGACCAGCGGCACGCATCTGTACTCGGTCTCGGAGATCCAGGCGTTCGGGCCGGCTCTGAGTTCGCCGCCCGTGGCCAACGCAGGCGGGCCCTATGCCGTTCGTGACACCTCGTGGGATGGGGCCGTGGTCGTGCTGAACGGCAGCGGATCTCACGATCCCGACGGCGACTCGCTCCTCTACTCATGGCGGATCGGGGAGCAGGAGATTGGCGCCGCGGCCCAGCTGTCGTGGTCCTTCCCGATCGGATCCACACAGGTGTCCCTGACCGTCACCGATCCTGCAGGCCTGAGCGACACGGCCACGACGGCCGTCACCGTCAGCGTGGATGAGGTTCGCATCGACATCAAGCCGGGTGAGGAGCCCAACAACATCAATCTCAAGTCCAAGGGTAGCCTGCCGGTGGCGTTTCTCACCGACGAGGGGTTCGATGCGGCGACGATCGACCCTGTCACCGTGAGCTGCGACGGCGGGCTCTTCAGCGGATTCGTCAAGATGCGTGGCAAGGGCGGGCTGACACCCATGGCGAGCATGGAGGATGTTGACGCCGACGGCGATGCCGACCTGGTTGTGCACCTGGAGACGAGCACCTTGCCCTTGGATGGCGGCACCACGGAATGCACCCTTGGTGCGCTCACGTGGGATGGCTTCCTGGTCCGTGGCCGTGACAGCGTTCGCATGGTGCCTTGA
- a CDS encoding peptide chain release factor-like protein — MADHQLLAQCEIDTFRASGPGGQKRNKTSSAVRVRHQPTNLIVTATESRSQHENRTRAVKRLREALALTQRNPIDQQAGPPPFLASVLQQNPGLRISPRHEDYFLVIQYLLDLILACRGSVGDAAERLAISTGQLVRFLKQDDKLWAQTNRLRSGLGLHMLT, encoded by the coding sequence CTGGCCGATCACCAACTGCTCGCCCAGTGCGAAATCGACACCTTTCGGGCCAGCGGGCCGGGGGGACAGAAACGCAACAAGACCTCGTCCGCCGTCCGAGTCCGCCACCAGCCGACTAACCTCATCGTCACCGCCACGGAGAGCCGCTCCCAACATGAGAATCGGACCAGAGCAGTGAAACGACTGCGCGAGGCTTTGGCCCTCACCCAACGAAATCCCATCGATCAGCAGGCAGGCCCACCACCATTTCTGGCCAGTGTGCTCCAGCAAAACCCCGGCCTGCGTATCAGCCCACGGCACGAGGACTACTTCCTTGTCATCCAGTACCTCCTGGACCTGATCCTCGCTTGCCGCGGCAGTGTGGGCGACGCGGCCGAACGGCTGGCCATCTCAACTGGACAACTCGTGCGTTTCCTCAAGCAGGATGACAAGCTCTGGGCACAGACCAACCGCTTGCGGAGCGGCTTGGGGCTTCACATGCTGACCTGA
- a CDS encoding flagellar biosynthesis anti-sigma factor FlgM: protein MNDISSLQGNGRLAGVPPSGATRSDRPSGTAEAPETYAEPVDQVEISAMGQMLSSLDGEVGIRTEKVAQVRQQIADGTYLTEEKLSIAASRLMEALLSSQVA from the coding sequence ATGAACGACATTAGTTCACTTCAGGGCAACGGGCGGCTGGCAGGCGTTCCTCCCAGCGGCGCCACGCGATCGGATCGGCCGTCGGGGACTGCGGAAGCGCCCGAGACTTACGCCGAGCCGGTGGATCAGGTTGAGATCTCGGCGATGGGGCAGATGCTCAGCAGCCTGGACGGCGAGGTGGGCATCCGGACCGAGAAAGTGGCTCAGGTTCGCCAACAGATCGCTGATGGAACGTATCTGACCGAGGAGAAGCTCTCGATTGCCGCGAGCCGGCTGATGGAGGCGTTGCTGTCCTCACAAGTGGCCTAG
- a CDS encoding Gfo/Idh/MocA family oxidoreductase: MANGTTRRDFLRHTTYAGAGIWILGGGAVQALQMGAKPRKVSANEKLNVAGIGAGGKGGGDISNAGRRDNIVAVCDVDKRQAAGIMKNHPKAKFYQDFRKMLDEMHKEIDAVTVSTPDHQHAVAAMMAMKMGKHVYCQKPLCHDVHEARALTEAAKKYGVVTQMGNQGTSEPGLRTAVEVIWSGAIGKIKEVHVWTNRPVWPQGQKRKAKTDPVPAELDWDLWLGTAPERPYVDGAYHTFNWRGWWDFGTGALGDMACHTANMAFMACKLGYPTSVIAEVSDDFNDDSYPTWSIIRYEFPARGDLPALKWNWYDGGNNKPPKALDEIKRYAQGLKLSDSGSLLVGEKGTLFSPNDYGADFQLLPKKDFEGYKPPTPTLPRLKNEKKDGTIEIVGGDEWHNKEWTDACKGKGKTLSNFGYAGPLTETVVLGCVAMRFHGQKLEWDGPNMKVTNIAEANKFLKREYRAGWEL; encoded by the coding sequence ATGGCCAACGGTACGACGCGTCGTGACTTCCTCCGGCACACCACCTACGCCGGAGCGGGAATTTGGATTCTGGGTGGCGGTGCCGTCCAGGCGCTGCAGATGGGTGCCAAGCCTCGCAAAGTGTCGGCGAACGAGAAACTCAACGTAGCTGGCATCGGGGCTGGCGGCAAGGGTGGCGGTGATATCTCCAACGCGGGGAGAAGGGACAACATCGTTGCGGTTTGCGACGTGGACAAGCGTCAGGCCGCGGGGATCATGAAGAATCATCCCAAGGCGAAGTTCTACCAGGACTTCCGCAAGATGCTGGACGAAATGCACAAGGAGATCGATGCGGTGACCGTGTCGACCCCTGACCACCAGCATGCCGTGGCCGCGATGATGGCGATGAAGATGGGCAAGCACGTCTATTGCCAGAAGCCGCTGTGCCACGACGTCCACGAAGCCCGAGCCCTGACCGAAGCCGCCAAGAAGTACGGCGTGGTGACCCAGATGGGCAACCAGGGCACCTCTGAGCCCGGCCTGCGGACTGCGGTTGAGGTGATCTGGTCGGGGGCCATTGGCAAGATCAAGGAGGTGCACGTCTGGACCAATCGGCCGGTCTGGCCGCAGGGCCAGAAGCGGAAGGCCAAGACGGATCCGGTGCCCGCGGAGCTGGACTGGGATCTATGGCTGGGGACCGCACCGGAACGGCCCTATGTCGATGGGGCCTATCACACCTTTAACTGGCGCGGCTGGTGGGATTTCGGCACCGGTGCGCTGGGCGACATGGCCTGCCACACCGCGAACATGGCGTTCATGGCCTGCAAGCTTGGGTATCCGACGAGCGTCATCGCTGAGGTTTCGGATGATTTCAACGATGATTCGTATCCGACCTGGAGCATCATTCGCTACGAGTTCCCGGCCCGCGGCGATTTGCCCGCGCTGAAGTGGAACTGGTACGATGGCGGCAACAACAAGCCGCCCAAGGCTTTGGACGAAATCAAGCGATATGCGCAGGGTCTCAAGCTGTCGGACAGCGGCTCCTTACTGGTGGGCGAGAAGGGCACTTTGTTCTCGCCGAACGACTACGGCGCGGACTTCCAGCTCCTGCCCAAGAAGGATTTTGAAGGCTACAAGCCACCGACGCCCACGCTGCCGCGTCTCAAGAACGAGAAGAAAGACGGGACAATCGAGATTGTGGGCGGCGATGAATGGCACAACAAGGAATGGACCGACGCCTGCAAGGGTAAGGGCAAGACCTTGTCCAACTTCGGTTATGCCGGTCCGCTGACCGAGACGGTTGTTCTCGGATGCGTGGCGATGCGGTTCCACGGCCAGAAGCTCGAGTGGGACGGCCCGAACATGAAGGTGACCAACATCGCCGAGGCGAACAAGTTCCTGAAGCGTGAGTATCGCGCGGGCTGGGAACTGTAA
- a CDS encoding DMT family transporter, translating into MAQTADRACDISGVTAAGQPWLAVVVLVVTVALWSLGGPLIKLLSGVGGHVESTSGAAIAVSRSMIGGLLLLPMAWRRRDTLRHGSRVWMAACVVAFAVMTVCFVVATARTAAANAIILQNTSAVWVFLLSALFLHERPTLGESAALLLAMGGVVVIVVGHGSADLSSLLIALISGWGYGTLTVMMRGLRRVDSAVVVCINCLGSALLLSPMLIWSGGLPTGAATIGLLVMLSVFQFTGPYVLFSWALKHIQAHRAALIVLLETVLNPIFTYLIVGEQVPKPTLVGGPLIILSVAVSILIAKRKESNEWQEECRAPRP; encoded by the coding sequence ATGGCCCAGACGGCTGATCGTGCATGCGACATTTCCGGCGTTACCGCTGCAGGCCAGCCATGGCTTGCGGTCGTTGTGCTCGTTGTCACGGTTGCCCTGTGGAGTCTGGGCGGGCCGCTGATCAAGCTACTCAGCGGGGTCGGCGGGCACGTGGAGAGCACGTCCGGGGCGGCCATTGCGGTTTCCCGGTCGATGATTGGCGGCTTGCTGCTGCTGCCCATGGCCTGGCGGCGCCGCGATACCCTTCGGCATGGCTCGCGCGTCTGGATGGCGGCTTGCGTGGTGGCGTTTGCCGTCATGACCGTCTGCTTCGTGGTGGCCACCGCCCGGACGGCGGCCGCCAACGCGATCATTCTGCAGAACACCTCAGCGGTCTGGGTCTTCTTGCTCTCCGCCCTGTTCCTGCACGAACGACCGACCTTGGGCGAGTCGGCCGCGCTTCTGCTGGCCATGGGTGGCGTGGTGGTCATCGTCGTCGGCCACGGATCCGCGGACCTGTCCAGTCTTCTGATCGCCCTGATCAGCGGCTGGGGCTACGGGACGCTGACGGTGATGATGCGTGGTTTGCGACGGGTAGATTCGGCGGTCGTGGTGTGCATCAACTGCCTGGGCTCCGCTCTGCTCTTGAGTCCGATGCTAATCTGGTCCGGTGGTCTGCCCACCGGCGCGGCAACGATCGGTCTGCTCGTCATGCTCAGCGTCTTTCAGTTCACCGGCCCCTACGTCCTGTTTTCGTGGGCACTCAAGCACATACAAGCCCATCGGGCAGCCTTGATCGTGCTCCTTGAAACGGTTCTGAACCCCATCTTCACTTACCTCATCGTTGGCGAGCAGGTGCCGAAACCCACACTTGTTGGCGGGCCCCTGATCATTTTGAGCGTGGCGGTCTCCATACTCATCGCGAAACGGAAGGAAAGCAATGAGTGGCAAGAGGAGTGCCGGGCTCCGCGGCCGTAG
- a CDS encoding DUF4434 domain-containing protein produces the protein MTLSLPLLVVMHVFAYGAADSTSPPAIALTVIPPSPVTDRITLDVRGAVRNLTSEPRTYDVAVYLDREEPGALLHQARSEAAPGEAKGLRLRWPTRERAGRHRILLVAKAGDQTLRDECPLEILATGQRSTRRLGGAWVDIYHHDPQTGAAFTSELGKMTDDQWREMVWAMHDVDQNILVITMMFQNFTHRGKHKIETEGYQGKAYYPSRLFPGRMPIASPDPLEAILSQADRLGMQVMPGVGCYAFFDFTPGALRWCKQVADELWQRYGHHPSFYGWYVSAEKEGGLGDAEERDEIAGFFREFTPYVRRLAPDKPVMLAPNCFNLRGAEEAYKKLLANVDILCPFGYHRMPPNDLRGEEAATLMQSLCDEAGCHLWMDVESFDFAKSGALVPRPIDGLISDFTRFPNFEKILHYEFPGMMSGPEMSRQPGGPASVKLYKDYQKYLKTLR, from the coding sequence ATGACGCTCAGCTTGCCGCTTCTCGTCGTGATGCATGTTTTCGCGTACGGGGCCGCCGATTCAACCTCGCCACCGGCCATCGCCCTGACGGTCATCCCGCCTTCGCCGGTGACCGACCGAATCACGCTGGACGTGCGTGGAGCCGTGCGGAACCTGACGAGCGAACCACGCACGTACGATGTGGCCGTCTACCTCGACCGGGAGGAGCCGGGGGCACTGCTACACCAAGCACGGTCGGAGGCGGCCCCGGGCGAGGCCAAAGGCCTCCGGCTGCGATGGCCGACCAGGGAACGGGCCGGAAGGCATCGCATTCTGCTCGTGGCCAAGGCCGGCGATCAGACGCTCCGAGATGAGTGCCCGCTGGAGATCCTGGCTACCGGGCAGCGGTCGACGCGCCGGTTGGGCGGGGCCTGGGTAGACATCTATCACCACGACCCCCAGACCGGGGCCGCCTTCACCAGCGAACTCGGCAAGATGACCGACGACCAGTGGCGCGAGATGGTCTGGGCCATGCACGACGTCGATCAGAACATCCTGGTCATCACCATGATGTTCCAGAACTTCACGCACCGGGGCAAGCACAAGATCGAAACCGAGGGTTACCAGGGAAAGGCCTACTATCCCTCGCGGCTGTTCCCCGGACGCATGCCGATTGCCTCGCCGGACCCCTTGGAGGCAATCCTCTCCCAGGCCGACCGCTTGGGGATGCAGGTCATGCCCGGTGTGGGCTGCTATGCCTTCTTCGACTTCACGCCGGGCGCCCTGCGATGGTGCAAACAGGTGGCCGACGAGCTATGGCAGCGCTACGGCCATCATCCGTCGTTCTACGGCTGGTACGTCAGCGCGGAGAAAGAGGGCGGCCTGGGCGACGCCGAGGAACGCGACGAAATCGCCGGCTTCTTCCGCGAGTTCACGCCCTACGTGCGCCGGCTGGCACCGGACAAGCCGGTGATGCTGGCGCCTAACTGCTTCAATCTGCGCGGGGCCGAGGAGGCCTACAAGAAGTTGCTTGCTAACGTGGACATTCTCTGTCCCTTCGGCTACCACCGCATGCCGCCCAACGATCTGCGGGGCGAGGAGGCCGCCACTCTCATGCAGTCACTTTGCGACGAGGCCGGCTGCCATCTCTGGATGGACGTGGAGAGTTTCGACTTCGCCAAGAGCGGCGCACTGGTCCCCCGGCCGATCGACGGTCTGATCAGCGATTTCACCCGGTTCCCCAATTTCGAGAAGATCCTCCATTATGAGTTCCCCGGCATGATGAGCGGCCCAGAAATGTCACGCCAGCCGGGCGGCCCCGCGAGCGTGAAGCTCTATAAGGATTATCAAAAGTACCTCAAGACACTGCGGTAA
- a CDS encoding c-type cytochrome: MTCVSLGFSKLRRWLACLPALGLLFFSAAFCHADALSPTAVVADASGKTLYVAASTASRLLIVDPKAGSVTATITLPLNPSGLVVSADGKYLYVTGDAPNGQLFVIDLTTRQVLHSIPAGHTPMSPVLGPRGDILFLCERFTNKVTVIDLAQRQVAPEIPVKREPVACGLTPDGALLFVANHLPAGTADQDVISAEVEVIDTSARKVVTSIPLPNGSSSLRGLDVSPDGRYVYVTHLLSRYTMPPTQLERGWMNTNAVSIIDVAARTLLTTVLLDDLARGAANPWAVACTADGRLLCLTHAGTHEVSIIDRLGLHRKIDQIIRHEYAADPGLSVEKIPNTLAFLGTLRTRRALGIHGPRGLAIAGSTLHVTGYFSDNLETIDLASPTITGGRITTLGPTATPNTIRRGELLFNDAGLCLQQWQSCASCHPDARADGLNWDLTNDGLGNPKNTRSLLASHRTPPVMSLAVRETAEMAVRSGLRFIQFAHCSEDDARAIDEYLKSLAPVASPYRHQGEWSDAAKRGEKLFADTGCAACHSGPQSTDLKSYDVGTGTSADQDKLLDTPTLLECWRTAPYLHDGRAATLFDVLKTCNPNNRHGRTTNLTDQQLWDLEEYILSQ; encoded by the coding sequence ATGACCTGTGTTTCGCTCGGCTTCTCGAAGCTGCGTCGTTGGCTCGCATGCCTGCCGGCCCTGGGCTTGCTGTTCTTCTCGGCGGCCTTCTGTCATGCCGATGCGCTCTCCCCCACCGCCGTTGTCGCCGATGCATCGGGCAAGACGCTCTATGTGGCCGCATCTACCGCCAGCCGCTTACTCATTGTGGATCCGAAGGCCGGAAGCGTTACGGCTACCATCACCTTGCCGCTGAACCCATCAGGACTGGTTGTGTCGGCCGATGGCAAGTATCTCTACGTCACCGGCGACGCCCCCAACGGCCAGTTGTTCGTCATCGACTTGACGACCAGGCAGGTCCTTCACTCCATCCCAGCAGGTCACACGCCGATGTCGCCCGTGCTCGGCCCGCGTGGCGACATACTGTTCCTATGCGAGCGATTCACCAACAAGGTCACGGTGATCGATCTGGCGCAGCGTCAGGTCGCGCCCGAAATCCCGGTGAAGCGGGAGCCCGTCGCCTGCGGCCTGACGCCGGACGGTGCCCTGCTGTTCGTGGCCAACCACCTGCCCGCCGGCACCGCCGACCAGGATGTCATCTCCGCGGAAGTTGAAGTCATCGATACGTCCGCACGCAAGGTGGTCACCTCGATCCCGCTGCCCAACGGTTCGTCGAGCCTCCGCGGGCTCGACGTGTCGCCCGACGGCCGGTACGTCTACGTGACCCACCTGCTGAGCCGCTACACGATGCCGCCCACGCAGTTGGAGCGTGGGTGGATGAACACCAACGCAGTGAGCATCATCGACGTCGCCGCCCGCACACTGCTCACCACCGTGCTGCTGGACGACCTGGCTCGGGGAGCGGCTAACCCGTGGGCCGTCGCCTGCACCGCGGACGGCCGACTGCTCTGCCTCACCCATGCCGGCACGCACGAAGTCAGCATCATCGACCGTCTCGGACTGCATAGGAAGATCGATCAGATCATCCGGCACGAATACGCCGCCGACCCGGGGCTGTCCGTTGAGAAGATCCCCAACACGCTGGCTTTCCTCGGCACGCTGCGCACGCGAAGAGCCTTGGGAATCCACGGCCCCCGCGGCCTCGCCATCGCCGGTTCGACCCTGCACGTCACCGGCTACTTCAGCGACAACCTGGAGACGATCGACCTGGCCTCGCCGACGATCACCGGCGGTCGAATCACCACCCTGGGGCCAACGGCCACACCGAACACCATCCGCCGGGGTGAACTCCTGTTCAACGACGCCGGCCTGTGTCTCCAGCAATGGCAGAGCTGCGCGAGTTGTCATCCCGACGCCCGAGCCGACGGTCTGAACTGGGACCTCACCAACGATGGGCTGGGCAACCCGAAGAACACCAGGAGCCTGCTCGCGTCTCACCGAACGCCGCCCGTCATGAGCCTGGCAGTCCGCGAGACGGCCGAAATGGCAGTGCGATCCGGCCTGCGGTTCATTCAGTTCGCCCACTGCTCCGAGGACGACGCCCGGGCCATCGACGAGTACCTCAAATCGCTCGCCCCGGTCGCAAGCCCATACCGGCATCAAGGCGAATGGTCCGACGCCGCCAAACGGGGTGAGAAGCTCTTCGCGGACACCGGCTGCGCAGCCTGCCATTCCGGCCCGCAGTCAACCGACCTGAAGAGCTACGATGTCGGAACGGGAACGAGTGCGGATCAGGACAAGCTCCTGGACACCCCCACTCTGCTCGAATGTTGGCGCACCGCCCCCTACCTGCACGACGGCCGAGCGGCCACGCTGTTCGACGTCCTCAAGACCTGCAATCCCAACAATCGCCATGGCCGCACGACCAACCTCACCGACCAGCAGTTGTGGGATCTGGAGGAATACATTCTCTCGCAGTGA
- a CDS encoding IclR family transcriptional regulator, giving the protein MSERFYDVPAARKVIRLIELLCESPQPMGVSEISQRLELNKNMVFRLVRTLSDLGWIVADNDNALKYRMTLQPFQHTSKPLSRLNVRVAAAEPLRHLWEATQQSCYLCILDQRRALCIEHLDATGDLRFAARVGGHYYLHASAPGKVLLAYSGDDLLRQLGKVDLPARTPKTITDKRALKEHLAAVAAAGYAVDDMENVDGVICLAVPIFGSDDKLVGTLGLSSLTFNYSTSQLIKELGPLVMEAGRATSRTMGASEERMTVGTGFVAVGTD; this is encoded by the coding sequence ATGTCCGAGCGATTCTACGACGTGCCGGCCGCGCGGAAGGTCATCAGACTGATCGAGCTGCTGTGCGAATCGCCGCAGCCGATGGGCGTCTCTGAGATCAGCCAGCGGCTGGAACTGAACAAGAACATGGTCTTCCGGTTGGTTCGAACATTGAGCGACCTCGGGTGGATCGTGGCCGACAACGACAACGCCCTCAAGTACCGGATGACCCTGCAGCCGTTTCAGCACACGAGTAAGCCTCTGAGCCGGCTGAATGTGCGGGTCGCCGCGGCAGAACCGCTTCGCCATCTGTGGGAAGCCACGCAGCAGAGCTGCTACCTCTGCATCCTCGACCAGCGGCGAGCACTGTGCATCGAGCATCTCGACGCTACCGGCGATCTTCGGTTCGCGGCCCGGGTTGGCGGCCATTACTACCTGCACGCCAGCGCGCCGGGCAAGGTACTGCTGGCCTATTCGGGAGACGACCTTCTTCGGCAGTTGGGTAAGGTGGACCTTCCCGCACGTACCCCGAAAACCATCACCGACAAGCGTGCGTTGAAGGAACACCTGGCGGCCGTGGCGGCGGCCGGGTATGCCGTCGACGATATGGAGAATGTCGACGGCGTGATTTGCCTGGCCGTACCCATTTTCGGTTCCGATGACAAACTCGTGGGAACGCTGGGGCTGTCTTCGTTAACGTTCAACTACTCGACATCGCAACTGATCAAAGAGCTCGGGCCACTCGTGATGGAGGCCGGTCGAGCCACATCGAGAACGATGGGCGCCTCCGAGGAGCGAATGACGGTTGGCACAGGATTCGTTGCTGTGGGCACGGATTGA